From Melospiza melodia melodia isolate bMelMel2 chromosome 19, bMelMel2.pri, whole genome shotgun sequence, one genomic window encodes:
- the B4GALT5 gene encoding beta-1,4-galactosyltransferase 5 — MRWPRGPRGAWRLLPRRSLLAALFLFSLSSSFLYFVYVAPGIVNTYLFMMQAQGIMIRENMRTIGAQVYEQVVRSAYAKRNSSVNDSDYPLDLSHNDTFLQATTFLPEDFTYFPNNTCPERLPSMKGPIDVNMSEITMEDIHQFFSKDPSIKLGGHWKPSDCLPRWKVAILIPFRNRYEHLPVLFRHLIPMLQRQRLQFAFYVVEQAGNQPFNRAMLFNVGFREAMKDLDWDCLIFHDVDHIPENDRNYYGCGQMPRHFAAKLDKYMYLLPYNEFFGGVSGLTVEQFQKINGFPNAFWGWGGEDDDLWNRVQYAGYSVTRPEGDTGKYKSIPHHHRGEVQFLGRYALLRKSKERQALDGLNNLNYFPNVTYDALYKNITVNLTPELALVTEY, encoded by the exons ATGCGGTGGCCCCGCGGCCCCCGCGGCGCCTGGCGGCTGCTGCCCCGGCGCTCGCTGCTGGCCGCGCTCTTCCTCTTCTcgctctcctcctccttcctctacTTCGTGTATGTGGCGCCGGGCATCG TGAACACCTACCTCTTCATGATGCAAGCCCAAGGCATCATGATCCGTGAGAACATGCGAACTATAGGAGCTCAGGTGTATGAGCAGGTGGTCCGCAGTGCCTATGCCAAGAGGAACAGCAGCGTCAATGACTCAG aTTATCCTCTTGATCTGAGCCACAATGACACCTTTCTGCAAGCCACAACGTTTCTTCCTGAAGACTTTACCTACTTCCCCAACAATACCTGTCCTGAGAGGCTCCCTTCTATGA AGGGCCCCATTGATGTAAATATGAGCGAGATCACCATGGAGGACATCCACCAGTTCTTCTCCAAAGACCCTTCCATCAAGCTGGGAGGGCACTGGAAGCCGAGTGACTGCCTGCCTCGCTGGAAG GTGGCGATCCTGATCCCATTCCGCAATCGCTACGAGCACCTGCCCGTCCTCTTCAGACACCTCATTCCCATGCTGCAGCGGCAGCGCTTGCAGTTCGCCTTCTACGTCGTGGAGCAG GCTGGAAACCAACCCTTCAACCGTGCCATGCTCTTCAACGTTGGCTTTCGGGAAGCAATGAAGGACTTGGATTGGGACTGCCTCATCTTCCACGACGTGGACCACATACCAGAGAACGACCGTAACTACTACGGCTGTGGGCAGATGCCCAGGCACTTTGCAGCCAAGCTGGATAAGTACATGTACCT GCTCCCGTACAACGAGTTCTTCGGGGGCGTGAGTGGCCTCACTGTCGAGCAGTTCCAGAAGATCAACGGGTTCCCCAACGCCTTCTGGGGCTGGGGTGGCGAGGATGACGACCTCTGGAACAG AGTGCAGTATGCAGGCTACTCGGTGACTCGACCAGAAGGAGACACAGGGAAATATAAATCAATTCCCCACCATCATCGGGGTGAAGTGCAGTTCCTAGGAAG GTACGCCTTGCTGAGGAAGTCAAAAGAAAGGCAAGCCCTGGACGGCCTCAATAACTTGAACTACTTTCCAAACGTCACATATGACGCCTTGTATAAGAACATCACTGTTAACCTGACACCGGAGCTGGCTCTGGTGACTGAATATTAA